From the Odocoileus virginianus isolate 20LAN1187 ecotype Illinois chromosome 20, Ovbor_1.2, whole genome shotgun sequence genome, the window CCTTACCCTGAAGGTCAGGCCCCCACTCCCCAGCTGTGGAGGAGGCCCTGCCTCTGGTGGTTCCGGTCATGTCTCGAGTTCTAAATCCAAGCCTTTTTCTAAGCACTTCCTGGACATGTGGGATAAATGctacctttaaatatttttttaaaaatgaagtagtgctatttgcagcaacatggaaagACCTAGAGATCGTCAttctgagtcagaaagagaaggagaaatatcgtatgacatcccttTATGTGGAATCGAAAAAGAAACGATACAAATGtacttccaaaacagaaagggactcagagaaggaacttatggttgctggcaGAGGGGAAGGacgggaggaagggatagttaggcagtttcagatggacaggttcacactggtatatttaaaatgaataagcaacaaggacctactatatagcacagggaactctgcttagtgttttgtgacagcctggatgggaggccagtttgggggagaatggatacatctatatatatagctgagtccctttgctcacctgaaactacaaCATTTAATCGGCTACacccaaatataaaataaaagtttaaatgtttaaaaaaaaaaggtttcttttttaatttgcagGTGTATAGAGGTTGATGGTGATTAGAACAGCAGCTGCCAAACAGGGGTGGGGCCGAAGTATTTTCTTATTCTAATAAAAAAGCTGTTATAGATGGAGGTCCttgttcaactttttaaaaattattgttgtaGTTTGAAGTGTAATAATGTGAATAAATCTATTCACATATCTGGGTAATCCTGAGGCTGTCTCATCCTAACTGGTTGTGCCTGGGGAGTATCAGGTAttaaaggtttatttttgtttcatgggGGTTCACACAGTAATACACAGGAATCTACTAACACGTTTCTGTAAGCAAATGAAATCCTTAATTTCCTACATGTTGTTAAACTTTAACCAAAAGAAATGTTGGAGGTTTGCGTCTGTGCTATAATTTCTAAACAACTGTTAAAACTACCTTGGACGTTTTCAGATGTTTATCCTTTTATCTACAGGGAATTCAAAAATGTATAATCTACCAGATGAACCTTTTACCAGACAGTTTTACTTTGTCCACTCCGTTGGTCCATTTAAGTGAGTATAAAATTCAAGTTGATTTCTGTGCTTTTGACcttaattttacttaaaactCCAGCAGCTCATTTGCAGCTTTAatgcatataaaaaaaaatctgcactcATCAAATGCTGCCACCTCGTGGCCAACCAGAATGTTTTGCACCACTATCccaaacatttattttagtttgttttgggTTTCAGGGCAAGGACTTCAAAGGAGATTATGGCACGAGATAGAAGTGTCCCTAATCTCACTGAagattctttgcatgaggtgagtTATTAAACACTGCTTATACCATTATTTTTTAGATCCTAGATTTTTCAAAACTAATCCTTGGAAAACACATTTCTTATTTCAGTAGTCTCATCACTGTTAAGAGTTACAAACAAAATGAGTTTGGTGGCATGattaaatattgttatatttaaCAATGCATTTCTGAGGGGAGAAAGGAAAGTGAGGAAAAGTGGCAgacagttgtggcacatggaaagATCCTGCAGTTCATAACATGCATACTAGGTGAACCATCTCAGATTTTACTGTGTAAGCTAATTAATTCACTAACGTGTTAATCACTAATGTAAGGAAGAAAACACATCTGTATATAGATAGTTAAAAACCTTGGCAGGGTGGTATAATGTTGCTCATATAGTCAATTTTGTTTGTGGCCATCTTCCTACAGCACTATTTAATACTCATCATAAAAAGAAGCCTGCTTTCCTTTCTGTGGTGCTATTAGGTGGCTCTTCTCAGAAaacatgacttttctttttttaattgaagtatagttgaatttcCATTGTTTGTTTctagtgtacagcacagtgattcagtttttcgtatatacatatataatattctttttcagattattttccattatagtttattacaagatactgaatatatttccctgtgctatacagtagggcatTACTGAAACATGACTGTTCTTATTGCTGCTCATCAATGCCTTATTTGAGAAATAGAATTTATAGTATGTGTGGCATAGGCTTGCTGGAACAAATATACTACAGTTCTAAATCTTTTAGcaaattaaagtgattttttaaatatgactgATTTTGATTTCATAGTTAATCTTCCCTGGCTTTGTTAACAGATCTGCTTCTGGGTGAAAAACCTGCAAACTTTGAAATATGCCTGGGTTCAAGTGCTAGCTTTCCCCTTGCTGGCTGGGGGACTTAAGGCAGATTGCTTAAGATCCTATTTCCTCAGCTGTAtgcaaaatggggatgacaaCAGTACACATTTGTTAgcgttgtaaagattaaatgtgaAAACATGTAAACATGTTTACATTGTGTCTGACATGTGGAGTACGCACAGGTCACACTTTCACTGCGGGGATGTTAAGAGTTGAAATTATGCCTGCAAAGTACTTAGCACACTGATGACACCTCAAGAAGCGCTCAAGGATAGCTATTACTGTGCTGGTTGTTTTAAAGTACAGTGCAAATGCCAAGTGTTTGAATTGTATCTTTTCTTCAGCCAGGGAGACAGAGAGTCACACAGAAGCACAAGAACCTGCCAGACCAGGGCAGGTCTGAGACCGCTGACAAAGGAAACGATCAGCCGGAGAGGCCTGGACCGAGGCAAACTGCTCCCAGAAACAGGCGAATGCTCCGCAGACACACAGTCGATGATACAGTTGTACCCAAGGGCCCAGAGACTGCTGGCAATCTGAGCACTCCCCAAGAGGCTAGCATTTCCCAGTCTTAACAGTAATAAGGAGGCATTATCTACTGCCAAGAAGCAAGTCCTCAACAAGAAGATGCTGCTCATGAATACAACTTAGCACTAAATGAAATTTGTTTGGCttgagagaaaagcagaaaggtCCTGAAAGCTTTTCTGTGGCTGACAGAAAGAACACAACAGAAGGTCATCACTATCTCATTCCTCTTCAGAGGTAATGAATACACTTGAAAAGGGATGGACAAAAATTCCAGTGGTGTCCAGATCTTTAAGACGTTTAAGTATTTGGGTTCCTGGGTTACAGTGAGAGGTTTCATCACCAGATTCTGACCTCCTTCTACTGAAAGGTGCTAAACCTTTGTGATGTGTATGAACTAGCAAACCCACAGGCTAAATGAACTCCTCCCTCTGGGATAAGCTCAAGAGAAGCAATTTAGGTTTCACTGTACTGTGGAGGCTGGGCAGAAATATGGCATTTGAATAAAGAAAACAGGGCTGAAAAATGCCCCCTTTAAGCAACACTTGAACCCAAAGATGCCTAAATGCCATTTTGATTGCTCATTTTAGTTCAAAGGACACATATGACATGTTCTACACTATGTATGTGGGGAAAGCTGGGTATACTTTTTCTTCCAACAGAGTACAGATAATTGACCACTGCACTTATACACCTGTAGCAGTGTCTCTAGAAACATCCCTTACCATTAAGAGCCCCCCTAAACATCACACCGGATGGATGGTTACTTAATTGGAGAGTAGACTTGGCACATCTTCTCTTAGTCTTTTGATTCAGATTCAAAACTTACAGCACAAACCAGGTCAAAGTAACTTTACGTTAGAATTTATTgccatttattcctttttataaatttctatagattatatttcttatttttttatgttacTAATTAGTCTAGAGCTGCAAACATGGGTTTGTCCGGAGtacattttcaaataactttGTAATAGGAAAATGGTTTTGTGCACGTTCTTGGAAATACTTGTGTATGTACAGAAGGGAGGGGctgattatttttctataaagtaatttatgatttttaattttctaatgtgCCTTGGATATGTGCCAAATGATGGGAAAGAAACAGTAAACTTTATGATTCTTGAGTGTGTCATGGTGTACTTTTTTTAGTCTGTTCTCCCATGGTGGTATGTTTCTCAGCCTTGCTGCTACAAACATGTGCTTGGTATGTGGAATCATCTTCTCCCACTGGATAgacagacattttatttttcatctagaGATAGAAGTGTGACTGAAACGTGTGAACTGGGTTATTTGGAGCAGATTATCCAGGGCTGCTGACCTAGTCCAGTCAGCACAGTGCCTAGGGCCCCCACAAaggtattttcatttcttttagcaTCAGAAGAACAAACTGAATATAATACAGCTACTTAGCCCAAACAGCAAATAAGCACGGTTGCTTTAAaagtttcttctatttttcctcCTCAGCCCCACTTTTAAACAAAACCCCCTTATTGGCTTAAGTTGCTGTGCTTTTCTAGCATCCTGGTTAAGAGACTTGGCACTGCAGTTTTTTAGCACAGTCCTGTCCAAGATACAGTACATACATTTTAAACCACCTAATTTTGGGGGTGGTACAATAGTTTTGAAAACCTAccgtgaacctatttgcagggcaggaagagagatgcaGGTGTAAAAGAATGGACTTGTAGACCTGGCACAGGGGGAGAGGCTGGGACTAATTGGGAGGGTAGTGCTGatatatacactaccgtgtgtaaaatatatatacctagtgggaagctgctcagCTCAGTAATGACCTAGAGAGCTGAGGGGGGCCGCGGGAGAGCGCCTCacgagggaggagatatatgtacacatacagttGATTCGCTTTGTTGTGTAGcataaacacaacactgtaaagcacccatactgtgattaaaaaaaaaaaaaagaaatattaaaaaagccAAATTTTCACATATACCCTCCATCATTCTAATAACTGCCCTAGCTGGTAGGAATGTCAAGTGAGGAGGTTTACGGAAGTAAGGGGGCTAATTTGCTTACACGGTCAGAGCTGGGGTCAGGGCCCGGCTGGCAGAGGCACCTGTTTCCAGCTGGGTGTGCCCTTCACCTGGAAACAGAAATACCATGAAGGGACTCTCAGTCCTGGGGGACAAGTTTCCTCTCGAGCTATTCTGGTAACCAGCAGGGTGAGCAATCTGAAGCAATAcctcaattattttcaaaaacacaTGTGTTTCTAATTACTTTctcaattaaaactaaaatttggaGCCATGATGTATCACTGAGCTCCAAGTCATTTTTAGTGTTGGGAAGTGTTTTTCTTTATACAACAAGATTGTCCATTATATTGATTGAGAGGAGAAAATGTTACCCTGGGGAAATTATTGGGTGGGCCTTGATTTTGGAGAGTTTCTATATTCCAAGgatacaataaaattttaaattgtatttgaaGGAGTTAATAATTtaagaatacataaaaataaataaataaataaaactaaatttgacAATTCAGAAATTGGTAATGACAAAATTCCTATTTTCGTAGGAGAATGTTTTGAATTCAGAGTATTGTCAGTTAGATCAGAAAGGTGAGAAtaaccagcccccaccccccaatgtCATCAAGAATTTCTGTCCTCAGTCACTGCATTCTCGAGTGTCTCTGAATGAGGGGAGGTTTACAGTCCTTCAACACACTGACCTCAACAGCTGCCTAACAGTGGTTATTTTGTAAGAGAAAGCATGTAGCAGACTTGCTCAGAGCTGTCTAGTCTCCCAGTGTTTCTATGTAAAATTTACCTGTTAACTGGGGTTATTTTTCAAACCCCTTGATCAGATTTTACTGTGGTGATTTACTCTTCCTCTGAGCTCTTTCTGACGTCCTTAGTGGCTCTACTCATTTGTTTACTCAGGAATACTAGACTATATTCTAACACTGACTTCACTAAATTTTAAGtctgaaatattataaaatctcaagtataatttagaaatatatcaGCAGTGTGTATATCTCTAGCTAGAGCCTGGGACTATAAATCACATTTTCCATCACTTTTCCTGCTATTAATCCTACTGAGCTCATTAAATGTTATGCACTTCCTCTGGAGCTGGGACCCCCAGGACTAAGATAAAAGTTACACCGAACAGCTCACTTGAGAGTCAAGTTTATGATTTTAAGTTACAAGCACCGTTTTTCATAACCTGGTGGGAATAAAGGACAAAAGATGACACTTGCTTTAAGTTACCTGCAACCCtatcagtgaagacccagaacatTTCTGCCACAATGGTGAACTGCTAAACTGTCTCAACTAGACTTTAatcattaaaaatcatttctctTAAAAACATGTTTACTAGGGTTTAAGTATTATTACCAGTATGTCTcaattattttgttaatttttttccaatggaCATATCCTCCAGTTACAGAGGTGGTAAGGGTAATATTTGTTAGATGAGTTAATCTCAATGCTTTGAAAACAgattataaatgaaatcaaagttAGAAATTTTCCTATATTAAATGTAAGGACTATCTGCAGGAAGAAAAAGGTCTTACCTGCTTTCAGAACCTATGTCTTGGAAATACTAAAACTACTCAGCTTAATCCATGAGTCTTAACACCTATGATGTGACAGACGCTGCTATTTTCTTCTCACTGAAGATGCTGGAGCAGCTCCTACTTCTGCTAAGGTCATTTTCCCACTTAACACTAATGTCACAAGTATGAAGGATATATTCATGCTGCTACACATGTTCAAAAGCTTTTGATAGGAAAggacaaaaatctaaaaatgcaGATCTTCTGCTCATTTCTCTACGGCAGAAAAACTTTGTCCAAATTGTTCTAGTTTGCAtaacaagtttatttttaaaaggtatatagACAATAAACAAAGTAAACACACCACAGATCTTAACGTCTGCCAAGTATTATCTGTCCTAGAGTTATTTCGTTAAGTTCCAGTCTCTAGACAAATTCAGTAATCGTCATCTTCATCAGAGTCCATTACTTTTCTTCTGTTGAACTGGGGGGAAATTAAATAAGTATCATGTTTCATAAAACATAACTCAGATTTCCTGAGAAAACAAATTCCTACCTACTACAGAAAAGACatttctgtgtttaaaataaCTTAAGTGTTTTAGACCAACAGAAGAGCCTTGAAAATTAGACCTTCAATGTATGCAACTTTCTCCCCAAACTTCCCTGTGTTGTAAAACAAAAACGTCTATGGGCTAAAATGTTTGACACGCTACATGCAGATGTAacacttatttaaaatatcaatctTTCTTTTGTCGTATGCTTTGGGGGAAACTTACTTtaactgttgttttcttttctgtttgttggcTTACTTTTTCGAGGATTTCTATTAAACCTTGTTCTGATACCTAGataatcaaagagaaaaacagcgcttttttaaaacaaagaattgaCCTTAGCCGACTGAACCGTTTCAATCCTTCCAGGGTGTGGAGGTAGAGGTCACGAAGGAAGCAGAATGGGACAGCTGGCTGAAACCACTGCTATAATTCTCGGTTTAAGTTGCACTTAAAATCTGCTCTGCTGGTCTTCATTTGAGGGAGGAAAAGTATCCATCAGTTAGCTTCCTCGAAAAATCCAAGGTTAACAGCTATTTAAGAACCCCTTCATTACACTAGCAGACAATGACAACCACCTACATCACTGTGTTAAGTGAAAGGGACAGATACTCCGCCTCTGCACCGAGACCTTGAGAAGCTGAAAGCAGGAGACGAGTCACTCAAAAAAATGAAGCCGCTGTCACCCGTCCACACACGTTCTCAGTGTAAAGGGTTCAGGGCAGGTTGATCTCTGCAGGCTGTGGTGGTGGCAGAGGGCTCCCCAGGATCTTGAACGAAGAGCAGGGTTGCCAGAAAATATCCTCCATGGCAATACAACAATGCACAGAACAACCAGGAAATTTAGCACttcttcatttgcaaaacaaGCATAACTTTCCCAATTTTAACTAGTATTGCTGACAAACCTTGTTTCCACTGTAGAAGCAATTTAGGCTATCTGACCCTAATAGTCACTGGTTCCAGAGTGATGTCAGAAAAGGAAAGCAGCAGAGGATTTTAGAAAAGAGAGTATCTTTTAGGATCTACGGTAGACACAACTATTCTCTCCTTTAAAAACTGCTTCAACAAGAATTCTGTAACCAGAAAGAGATGAAACTGACCTTCTGAGGATACATTTTGATAAAGTAGGTAACAACAGATTAAAACTGCCTCAAGCTTACCTTCCCACTTAGTTGTCCATACCGTGCCATCTGTATAAGGTAATTCTCTACCGCTTTAGTTTTCTCAGGCTTTACAAGTGCTAAGTTACTtactaaaaagaagaaagaaacaaaaattaatatatatatatatatatatacacacacacacaaacatgcacaaaaAGAAGTCAGAACTAAATGCACTTGACTAAATGCACTTATTCCTTGAGACTAAATAGTAACATTTCTAAAGCACTTAAGACTTATTCATGTCTTGAGACCAGCAAGGTAGATAAGGCAGATGCTATTGTTActcttaaaaatgaggaaactacAGTTCAGCTTTGTCAACCTTAGTCAAGACCACAGAGAGGTAGTGGTGAACCAAGATTAAACTCGGGGACTCAGATTCTAAGCTCCatgctttaaaaacaaagcaaaaccatgaCTGTTCCATGAAGAGCAACTTCTATATtgcaggcatgcatgctaagtcgcttcagtcatgtccaactctttgtgaccccatggactcaggctcccctgtccatgggattctccaggcaagaatactggagtgggctgccatttcctcctccaggggattttcctgacccagggatcaaacctgcatttcctgtggatcccgcattgcaggcggattctttaccgcttgagccaccagggaaaccctcaaaaAAGCAACCCGTCCTTGTGAATTTCTGTATTACTATGCATATATAATCATGGTGAGCCATCCAGGGCTGCCTCTTCTAAGCTGGGCTTCAAGTTATAATATAGAAGATAATGTTTCATTCTGATCGGCTCATTTAACTTCTTTTCTTacggttttctttttattttttgtgatgaAAAACACAACACAAATGGAGAATACAGGTATACCTCATTTTACTGAGCTTCATAGATACAGCAGTTTCCACAAATGGAGGTCTGTGGCATCCTACATCCCTGCTTTGAGCAAGTCTACTGGCACTGTTTTCCTGACAGTATgtgctcacttcatgtctttgtgtcacattttggtaattttcacaACATTTCAAACTTCCTATTGttattcttatatatattatGGTGATCTGTAAtcaatgatctttgatgttattattgaaaaacaaaaattgtgaCTTGCTGAGGACTCAGAtgatgattagcattttttagcaataaggtatttttaaattaaggtatgtatactttttttttttaaagacataatgctattgaaCTTAACAGACTAtaaaacttttatatgcactggaaagCCAAAAAATTTGTATGACTTGCTTACTGTGGTGGTCTGCAACCAAAGCCAAAATATCTCCACGATCTGCCTGGACAATAAACCAGAGCCCCCATCACAGCAGTATTTTGTGACTGACTTGATTGAAGAGTTATTTCCAATAAATTTTACCAAATACAGTCATCCCTTGGAATCTGAAAGGACTGGTTCTAGGACTCCCTGCAGATGCCAAAATCTGAAGATGCTCAGgtctcttatataaaatggtgtactACCATCAgtcctctgtatctgtgggttCTGACTCTATAAAAATGGAGGGCTCACTACACGCACTTGGAGATCATTTCAATAGCAGGAGAGAATGGAGCTGGAACTTTTAATAACAACTTAAGTATGTTTCTTTAGGTTTATAAACCTAACACTTCTTACAAATAATCTGTATCTCACATGCTTTTAGGTTAAACAAGTATTTAATCTAGAGACAGCAATTATTTCATATACATCTCCCTATTCAAATAACTCAAGCCagttttataaagaaagctgaagatgCTTACACCTGGCCCGGGCTGACTGATCCAGAACTTGGGCTAAGATACTGTTTCTCATTTCTGCTTCCCTACAACAAAAACAGGACAAGCAAAATTAGAATCAAGCTGCCAGCATTCCTACTAAACACAGAAAGATACAACAAATCCATTCTTACTCAAAAGCCAGTTTTATATTTTGTGAGTTTCAAAGATAAAACTTCACAGTTTCCCAATTCAGAAGGGAGTTTCAGTTCAACCACCATTATAGACATTTATTAAGTACCCAGTGTGTGAGAAGGGCTAGAAATTAGTAGTGAGATTTCAGGCAAATACACAGACAAATGATTAATCCGTGTAATTTTCTTAGAGATAAAGAAGCTGAGGTTCATGGAGACCATGTTAAGGAGACACAGGTAACTGTGGCCAAGGTATGAACAGATTCCACGTTTTAAGATTCTCAGTTCTAGTTTTGGGTTGGGAGGGGAGTTACAATTACACCCGTTTCTATCCTTGGACCTTCCCACCTATCCAGGCAGGAACTACTTAGTATTCACAGGACAgtgatttcagattttttttaaagcagatagTTTTTCAAATGAAGCCCTTCAAGGAACTTA encodes:
- the PDCD5 gene encoding programmed cell death protein 5, with product MAEQELEALRKQRLAELQAKHGDPGDAAQQEAKHREAEMRNSILAQVLDQSARARLSNLALVKPEKTKAVENYLIQMARYGQLSGKVSEQGLIEILEKVSQQTEKKTTVKFNRRKVMDSDEDDDY